The proteins below come from a single Myxococcales bacterium genomic window:
- a CDS encoding serine/threonine protein kinase: MTERTGATRSDVADPLIGRTINDRFRITRLIARGGMGKVYLAEQSPLGRLCAIKVLNPSYNGGAEPEFHKRFFLEASVTSRLSHPNTVTIFDYGVTEDDYYFMAMEYLEGQTLYQAIRRDGFITEERAVNIVSQICRGLREAHAIGVIHRDLKPANIFLVKHGDESDFVKILDFGLVKNVLEKAEDQITQTGLFMGSPKYMAPEQIHGAAVDARTDIYSLGVVLCELLTGKVPFDRATSVSILMAHVSESPPPLAELKPDIVASIEVEDIVHRCLAKNPDDRYASMDDLLLALRVAAGVSVTGQVSAFPLGAGASGSQRVVRRAAASGSGGIAIRQAPAVVASAAPQSQTPLSLSHDEVPRREARRSSKYVLPVAVAIAAAAGGLGGLAAYKLSMSPSPPVARPVVAAPQPTPAPSPSQAPPPSASGPAQVRQTQLQVVSEPPGASVRRDGVVLCKATPCSILLTGDDASPERVLSLLVQKPPRKPVPVEARVGDGKVHVQLDGPTPAGKPQAPPPTPSGYKGAY, from the coding sequence ATGACGGAGCGAACAGGTGCGACCCGGTCGGACGTTGCCGATCCGCTGATAGGGCGCACGATCAACGATCGCTTCCGGATCACGCGCCTCATCGCGCGCGGTGGCATGGGGAAGGTGTATCTCGCGGAGCAGTCGCCCCTCGGGCGCCTCTGCGCGATCAAGGTGCTGAACCCGAGCTACAACGGCGGCGCCGAGCCCGAGTTCCACAAGCGGTTCTTCCTGGAGGCGAGCGTCACCTCGCGCCTCTCCCACCCGAACACCGTAACGATCTTCGACTACGGAGTCACCGAGGACGACTACTACTTCATGGCGATGGAGTACCTGGAGGGGCAGACCCTCTACCAGGCGATCCGTCGCGACGGCTTCATCACGGAAGAGCGCGCCGTCAACATCGTGAGCCAGATCTGCCGGGGGCTGCGCGAGGCTCACGCGATCGGTGTGATCCACCGCGATCTCAAGCCGGCGAACATCTTCCTCGTCAAGCACGGCGACGAGAGCGACTTCGTGAAGATCCTCGACTTTGGGCTCGTGAAGAACGTGCTGGAGAAGGCCGAGGATCAGATCACCCAGACGGGCCTCTTCATGGGCTCGCCCAAGTACATGGCGCCCGAGCAGATCCACGGCGCCGCGGTCGACGCGCGCACCGACATCTACTCGCTCGGCGTGGTGCTCTGCGAGCTGCTCACGGGGAAGGTGCCGTTCGACCGCGCGACCAGCGTGAGCATCTTGATGGCGCACGTGAGCGAGTCGCCGCCGCCTCTCGCCGAGCTCAAGCCCGACATCGTGGCGTCGATCGAGGTCGAGGACATCGTGCACCGATGCCTCGCGAAGAACCCCGACGACCGCTACGCCAGCATGGACGACCTGCTGCTCGCGCTCCGCGTGGCAGCGGGCGTCAGCGTCACGGGGCAGGTCTCCGCGTTCCCCCTCGGGGCGGGCGCGAGCGGCTCGCAGAGGGTCGTCCGTCGCGCGGCGGCGAGCGGCAGCGGCGGCATCGCGATCCGGCAGGCCCCGGCGGTCGTGGCGAGCGCCGCGCCGCAGAGCCAGACGCCGCTCTCCCTGTCCCACGACGAGGTCCCCCGGCGCGAGGCGAGGCGCTCGTCGAAGTACGTGCTGCCGGTGGCGGTCGCGATCGCCGCCGCGGCCGGCGGTCTGGGCGGGCTCGCAGCGTACAAGCTGTCGATGTCCCCGTCGCCACCGGTCGCGAGGCCCGTCGTGGCCGCCCCGCAACCTACGCCCGCGCCCTCGCCGAGCCAGGCGCCGCCCCCCTCGGCCTCGGGCCCCGCCCAAGTCCGCCAGACGCAGCTCCAGGTCGTCTCCGAGCCGCCTGGCGCGAGCGTCCGCCGCGACGGCGTCGTCCTCTGCAAGGCCACCCCGTGCAGCATCCTGCTGACGGGCGACGACGCGAGCCCCGAGCGCGTCCTCTCGCTGCTCGTGCAGAAGCCGCCGCGGAAGCCGGTCCCCGTCGAGGCCCGCGTGGGCGATGGCAAGGTCCACGTGCAGCTCGATGGGCCGACTCCCGCGGGCAAGCCGCAGGCACCGCCCCCGACCCCCAGCGGCTACAAGGGCGCCTACTGA
- the holA gene encoding DNA polymerase III subunit delta — translation MTPDAAIAAAQKGDLLPVYAIVGEERWFRDRVIRALRDACLAGGLADFNEDKMTAGDVGVEKVLAAVRTVPMMAPRRFVLVRQVERWEEREGGADGFPTDPLAEYVKAPVPSTCLVLVAQKLDGRRKLGTAVKKGGLAVDCNAIERRALPGWLRTTARTRGHDLDVDTADHLAELIGSDLSLLDDAIERLSLYVGPGAPIDAHALSECIHRVRADDTWALVDAVGQRDLARALAVLADTYDPRDRGLPLLGALAWSVRQLARYQAAVEGGARDDEAARSAGVFQPHRARELSTKARGVSAREVERWMTILAETDLALKSSRRSPDAMLEDMLMSLCRRRDARPRRRAPSSG, via the coding sequence ATGACCCCCGACGCCGCGATCGCCGCGGCGCAGAAGGGCGACCTGCTCCCGGTCTACGCGATCGTCGGAGAGGAGCGCTGGTTCCGTGACCGCGTGATCCGCGCGCTGCGCGACGCCTGCCTCGCCGGCGGCTTGGCCGACTTCAACGAAGACAAGATGACCGCGGGCGACGTGGGCGTCGAAAAGGTGCTCGCGGCGGTGCGCACCGTGCCGATGATGGCGCCGCGCCGCTTCGTGCTCGTGCGTCAGGTGGAGCGGTGGGAAGAGCGCGAGGGTGGCGCCGACGGATTCCCGACCGACCCGCTCGCCGAGTACGTGAAGGCGCCCGTCCCTTCGACCTGCCTCGTCCTCGTCGCGCAGAAGCTCGACGGCCGGCGCAAGCTCGGGACCGCGGTGAAGAAGGGCGGCCTCGCGGTGGACTGCAACGCGATCGAGCGGCGCGCTCTCCCGGGGTGGCTGCGCACCACGGCGCGCACGAGGGGCCACGATCTCGACGTCGACACGGCCGACCACCTGGCCGAGCTCATCGGGTCCGACCTTTCGCTCCTCGACGACGCGATCGAGCGCCTGTCGCTCTATGTGGGCCCGGGCGCCCCGATCGACGCGCACGCGCTCTCCGAGTGCATCCACCGCGTCCGGGCAGACGACACCTGGGCGCTCGTCGACGCCGTGGGCCAGCGTGACCTCGCGCGCGCCTTGGCCGTGCTGGCCGACACCTACGACCCGCGCGATCGCGGGCTGCCGCTCCTCGGGGCGCTCGCGTGGTCGGTGCGTCAGCTCGCGCGCTACCAGGCCGCCGTGGAGGGCGGCGCGCGCGACGACGAGGCCGCGCGCTCGGCGGGCGTCTTCCAGCCCCACCGCGCTCGTGAGCTGTCGACCAAGGCGCGAGGTGTCTCGGCGCGGGAAGTGGAGCGCTGGATGACGATCCTCGCGGAGACCGACCTCGCGCTAAAGAGCTCCCGTCGGTCGCCCGACGCCATGCTCGAGGACATGCTCATGAGCCTGTGCCGGCGGCGCGACGCTCGCCCCCGACGGCGCGCGCCGAGCTCCGGCTGA
- a CDS encoding GTP cyclohydrolase II — protein MHVPNRVIRPRTEWQAMAELPTRHGPFKTHVFRGTRGEEHVALVFGDVANKQAIPVRVHSECITSEVFGSMKCDCKEQLDAAMAEVARRGAGAILYLRQEGRGIGLTNKIRAYALQQCGHDTVDANRLLGLPDDAREYDSAQDMLEFLRVRSVLLLTNNPAKVEALRALGVEVDSREGVVIPPNAFSAGYLEAKRLRMDHHLPDHAPEPLRTRTLRAVNDAE, from the coding sequence ATGCACGTCCCCAATAGGGTGATCCGGCCTCGAACCGAGTGGCAAGCGATGGCCGAGCTGCCCACGCGCCACGGTCCCTTCAAGACCCACGTCTTCCGCGGCACCCGCGGCGAAGAGCACGTCGCGCTCGTCTTTGGCGACGTGGCGAACAAGCAGGCGATCCCCGTCCGTGTGCACTCCGAGTGCATCACGAGCGAGGTGTTCGGGTCCATGAAGTGCGACTGCAAGGAGCAGCTCGACGCGGCCATGGCCGAGGTGGCCCGCCGAGGCGCGGGCGCCATTCTCTACCTGCGCCAGGAGGGCCGCGGCATCGGCCTCACGAACAAGATCCGGGCGTACGCGCTCCAGCAGTGCGGTCACGACACGGTCGACGCGAACCGGCTGCTCGGCCTCCCCGACGACGCGCGCGAGTACGACTCCGCCCAAGACATGCTCGAGTTCCTGCGTGTGCGCAGCGTACTGCTCCTCACGAACAACCCCGCGAAGGTCGAGGCGCTGCGCGCCCTGGGCGTCGAGGTCGACTCGCGTGAGGGCGTGGTCATCCCGCCGAACGCGTTCTCGGCCGGCTACCTGGAGGCCAAGCGCCTCCGCATGGATCACCACCTGCCCGACCACGCGCCCGAGCCGCTCCGCACGCGCACGCTCCGCGCCGTGAACGACGCCGAGTAG
- a CDS encoding HEAT repeat domain-containing protein, with protein sequence MLRARRILAAVCLLALSRGEARAQDIATLEEMVPAPERTASNLRGRFGMELVLRLVRSREPEDRLRGLRRAADIATPEALALIASQVESNAAVRADPRALIEAARGLAPHAHQDGARTALLAILTSPPGARGARSPASGAEPGASPAEQVELARATAALALAESGNGAALEALLNATRTTSAASAAAADALALAPPATLRGLGTARGLTAPLLLAVSRTEDLRAGDVLLLGLAAADPRVKGLALLELARKGDERALPAARELAKKGAGPAPLRIAAVQALAALGAHEATDGVKALLEDEGAAPFAVDLVPRLESDDLVKHLAARASLHPLHAQRLAAIGALSRCRSVAAAKALGALVLDKSVESEAAHALGRMRSAAAVPWLIAMLRSPEARRLGARAYVVHVLAGGAPIDEAKSTLRTLSASRATSDRAVGVFARVALGDAAPESHLSDPDPSVRAAAAMGCRGRANAAVHSALLARAVDEKHPAARSALLAALASGDPSGKVPSVLLVDRAESGEPEAPLAAFVLARRTKERASDKVRSLATSATPLVATYALRGLAESEALDASGWLASAYAYEPDAQRRSALVAALAARHRDARAPVRAQTLNLAARLDPSPEVRSRARQALRGSSPVAGEATEVAWLRVTGPDGRAPADTGHAATLVTSAGEAVPIAFDPDGYAVVLAVPPGDTHLLLAPRFTTEGPTK encoded by the coding sequence GTGCTCCGCGCTCGTCGCATCCTCGCCGCCGTGTGCCTGCTCGCGCTCTCGCGCGGGGAGGCGCGCGCGCAAGACATCGCGACGCTCGAGGAGATGGTGCCGGCGCCCGAGCGCACGGCGAGCAACCTGCGTGGCCGCTTCGGGATGGAGCTCGTCCTTCGCCTCGTGCGATCGCGAGAGCCGGAGGACCGCCTCCGCGGACTCCGACGCGCCGCCGACATCGCGACCCCGGAGGCGCTCGCGCTCATCGCCTCTCAGGTCGAGTCGAACGCCGCCGTGCGCGCCGATCCGCGGGCGCTGATCGAGGCGGCGCGCGGTCTCGCCCCCCACGCCCACCAGGACGGCGCCCGGACCGCGCTCCTGGCCATCCTCACGTCGCCGCCAGGTGCGCGCGGCGCGCGGAGCCCGGCCAGTGGCGCGGAGCCCGGAGCGAGCCCTGCGGAACAGGTCGAGTTGGCGCGCGCGACCGCGGCCCTCGCGTTGGCCGAGAGCGGCAACGGCGCCGCGCTCGAGGCCTTGCTCAACGCCACGCGGACGACCAGCGCCGCGAGCGCAGCCGCCGCCGACGCCCTCGCCCTCGCGCCGCCCGCCACCCTCCGCGGCCTCGGCACGGCCCGAGGGCTCACCGCGCCCCTGCTGCTCGCGGTCTCGCGGACGGAAGATCTGCGCGCCGGGGACGTGCTGCTCCTCGGCCTTGCGGCGGCGGATCCTCGAGTGAAAGGCCTCGCGCTGCTGGAGCTGGCGAGGAAGGGCGACGAGCGGGCGCTGCCCGCGGCGAGAGAGCTCGCGAAGAAGGGCGCTGGGCCGGCTCCTCTGCGGATCGCCGCGGTGCAGGCGCTCGCCGCGCTGGGCGCGCACGAGGCCACCGACGGCGTCAAGGCGCTGCTCGAGGACGAGGGCGCCGCGCCCTTCGCCGTCGACCTCGTCCCTCGGCTCGAGAGCGACGACCTCGTGAAGCACCTCGCCGCGCGCGCGAGCCTCCACCCGCTCCACGCCCAGCGCTTGGCGGCGATCGGCGCGCTCTCGCGGTGCCGCTCCGTCGCAGCCGCGAAGGCCCTCGGCGCCCTCGTGCTCGACAAGTCGGTCGAGAGCGAGGCGGCGCACGCCCTCGGCCGCATGCGAAGCGCCGCCGCGGTCCCCTGGCTCATCGCCATGCTCCGCTCGCCCGAGGCGCGGCGGCTCGGAGCGCGCGCGTACGTCGTGCACGTGCTCGCGGGCGGAGCGCCGATCGACGAGGCGAAGAGCACACTGCGGACGCTATCCGCCTCGCGAGCGACGAGTGACCGAGCGGTCGGCGTCTTCGCGCGGGTGGCGCTCGGCGACGCGGCCCCAGAGAGCCACCTGTCGGACCCCGACCCCTCCGTGAGGGCCGCCGCGGCCATGGGCTGCCGGGGTCGCGCGAACGCCGCGGTGCACAGCGCTCTGTTGGCACGCGCCGTCGACGAGAAGCACCCAGCGGCTCGCTCGGCCCTCTTGGCGGCCCTCGCCAGCGGGGATCCGAGCGGCAAGGTCCCCTCCGTGCTGCTCGTGGATCGCGCAGAGTCGGGCGAACCCGAGGCGCCGCTGGCGGCGTTCGTGCTCGCGCGCCGTACGAAAGAGCGGGCGAGCGACAAGGTGCGGTCGCTCGCGACCTCGGCCACACCGCTCGTCGCGACCTATGCGCTCCGCGGGCTCGCCGAGAGCGAGGCCCTCGACGCCTCGGGCTGGCTGGCCAGCGCGTACGCGTACGAGCCCGACGCCCAACGCCGGAGCGCGCTCGTCGCGGCGCTCGCGGCCCGCCACCGCGACGCGCGCGCGCCCGTGCGCGCCCAGACGCTGAACCTCGCGGCCCGGCTCGACCCGAGCCCCGAGGTGCGCTCGCGCGCGAGGCAAGCGCTACGCGGCTCGTCACCGGTCGCCGGTGAGGCCACCGAGGTCGCGTGGCTGCGGGTGACCGGGCCAGACGGCCGCGCGCCCGCCGACACGGGCCACGCCGCGACGCTCGTCACGTCCGCGGGCGAGGCCGTGCCGATCGCTTTCGATCCCGACGGCTACGCGGTCGTCCTCGCGGTCCCGCCTGGCGACACGCACCTCCTGCTCGCACCCCGCTTCACCACCGAGGGACCCACGAAATGA
- the xseB gene encoding exodeoxyribonuclease VII small subunit, producing MKSRRDDANAPAPAPAPTDDAPFEVSMKRLAEIVGRLERGDLPLEESLALFEEGVSVSARSQAKLEAAQRRVEELLAVDDEGRSRRAPLDPLVD from the coding sequence ATGAAGTCACGACGCGATGACGCGAACGCGCCCGCGCCCGCGCCCGCACCCACCGACGACGCTCCATTCGAGGTCTCGATGAAGCGCCTGGCCGAGATCGTCGGGCGACTCGAACGCGGCGATCTGCCCCTTGAGGAGTCCCTCGCGCTCTTCGAAGAGGGAGTGAGCGTCTCGGCGCGCTCCCAGGCGAAGCTCGAGGCCGCGCAACGGCGGGTCGAGGAGCTTCTTGCGGTCGACGACGAAGGGCGCTCGCGGCGCGCGCCCCTCGATCCGCTCGTCGACTGA
- a CDS encoding sigma-70 family RNA polymerase sigma factor: MVATEELQDNRGPGAGSGLRRGTPEGDASRRPQVPVTRLNTEPASASNAKLARIKEAEEDRAFIARAQQGDREAFRRLVERHQRRAFAIALSLVRDEADARELVQDAFLRVYKGLGTFQGGSSFFTWLYRIITNLSIDLIRKPGRQLVELEPGRVDAEEAADGAFPLVAHIDGADPAEVVRRREIAVRVQAALDALPPYHRGVIVMREIEGLSYEEMAQAMNVSKGTIMSRLFHARQKLQRALADCYAEQVEGVERARGVEAEAPETDDGDGVPS; the protein is encoded by the coding sequence ATGGTCGCCACCGAAGAGCTCCAGGACAACCGCGGTCCGGGCGCCGGGAGCGGCTTGCGTCGAGGGACGCCGGAGGGGGACGCGTCGCGGCGACCGCAGGTACCCGTGACTCGGCTGAATACGGAGCCGGCGAGCGCGTCAAACGCCAAGTTAGCCCGCATCAAGGAAGCCGAGGAAGACCGTGCGTTCATCGCGAGAGCCCAGCAAGGCGACAGAGAAGCGTTTCGACGCCTCGTCGAGCGCCACCAGCGCCGCGCCTTCGCGATCGCGCTGTCTCTCGTGCGCGACGAAGCCGACGCTCGCGAGCTCGTCCAGGACGCCTTCCTTCGGGTCTACAAGGGCCTCGGCACCTTCCAGGGCGGCTCGTCCTTCTTCACCTGGCTCTACCGCATCATCACCAACCTCTCGATCGACCTCATCCGTAAGCCGGGCCGCCAGCTCGTGGAGCTCGAGCCGGGCCGCGTCGACGCCGAAGAGGCCGCGGATGGCGCGTTTCCCTTGGTCGCCCACATCGACGGCGCCGATCCGGCCGAGGTCGTCCGGCGCCGTGAGATCGCCGTGCGGGTGCAGGCCGCGCTCGACGCGCTGCCGCCCTACCACCGCGGGGTCATCGTGATGCGCGAAATCGAGGGCCTCAGCTACGAGGAAATGGCGCAGGCCATGAACGTGTCCAAGGGCACGATCATGAGCCGCCTGTTTCACGCGAGGCAGAAGCTGCAGCGGGCGCTGGCCGACTGCTACGCCGAGCAGGTCGAGGGTGTCGAGCGCGCTCGAGGCGTTGAGGCTGAAGCACCCGAGACGGACGACGGAGACGGGGTGCCATCATGA
- a CDS encoding DUF1844 domain-containing protein: protein MHLGLAPHPDDGRVERNLPLAKQDIDLLGLLEEKTRGNLTGDEERLLSQVLFDVRMRYVERVKK, encoded by the coding sequence ATGCACCTGGGGCTGGCGCCCCACCCCGACGACGGGCGCGTGGAGCGCAACCTCCCGCTCGCCAAGCAAGACATCGACCTGCTCGGCCTCCTGGAGGAGAAGACCCGCGGCAACCTCACAGGAGACGAGGAGCGCCTCCTCTCGCAGGTGCTCTTCGACGTGCGCATGCGCTACGTCGAGCGCGTGAAGAAGTAA
- a CDS encoding FKBP-type peptidyl-prolyl cis-trans isomerase, with the protein MTTIQANAFVVLDYVLKDSEGEVVDSSDDEDGEPIRYVHGYGMLVPGLEVRLKGLSKGDQRDIHVPAAEAFGEHDEELVLEVDRAEFPDPKAVAVGDEFIAEAPDGDEAVMHVVEVRDDVVVVDANHPLAGTDLVYSVTVRELRPATAEEIEAAARELEEAEDAAHVHGPDCGHDPSLVQLGKKLDN; encoded by the coding sequence ATGACCACCATCCAAGCGAACGCCTTCGTCGTCCTCGACTACGTCCTCAAAGACTCCGAAGGGGAGGTCGTCGACAGCAGCGACGATGAGGACGGCGAGCCCATCCGCTACGTCCACGGCTACGGCATGCTCGTGCCCGGCCTCGAGGTGCGTCTGAAGGGGCTCTCCAAGGGCGACCAGCGCGACATCCACGTGCCCGCGGCCGAGGCGTTCGGCGAGCACGACGAGGAGCTCGTCCTCGAGGTCGACCGGGCGGAGTTCCCGGACCCCAAGGCGGTGGCCGTCGGCGACGAGTTCATCGCCGAGGCGCCCGACGGTGACGAAGCGGTGATGCACGTGGTCGAGGTCCGAGACGACGTGGTCGTGGTCGACGCCAACCACCCGCTGGCCGGGACCGACCTCGTCTACTCGGTCACGGTCCGCGAGCTTCGACCGGCGACCGCCGAAGAGATCGAGGCCGCCGCGCGCGAGCTGGAGGAGGCCGAGGACGCCGCCCACGTGCACGGCCCCGACTGCGGCCACGATCCGTCGCTCGTGCAGCTCGGCAAGAAGCTCGACAACTGA
- a CDS encoding 3-isopropylmalate dehydratase, protein MTEPTSDKSVRVEGRVLYITEDTALLEAQLQGQTLSYDPARPLVENISTDELTPGWVCYYFDETLGRYCLVGLRGGKVTRDAVKNGGFSVIVSGRSKGCGSSRETAPYSELVCGVKIVIAPTIEKIYRQNAQNIGLLTSTDLGLVPRIERGEAIPMSEFTRGLDAISAGIVEHGGLFAYNRARLAGDVSPPPVTTAPRPLTLCEKILAAHAIRDAKAGSLGVPSVAPGDAFFARADVRFSHEYVTPMAESLFVSELGADARVTEPESVFAFRDHLTFLDLIMPKAHREMGLQEQAAKLATVQASFTTRQGVRLYGEVHRDGKLVGSEAICHNKVIEELALPGQLVIGTDSHTCMAGALGCFAFGVGSTDMANAWFTKDVRVTVPETARFVLRGTLRPGVCAKDVMLHVLSQEFFTSGAGIGKVLEFTGDGVRGLSLDERATLTNMAVEAGGFTGIIEADDVVVDYLVRQRGLDADDVRARIVRADAGATYLATFEVDLGAIEPMVATPGDPRNGVPLAQLDARHGGKVAVQIAYGGSCTGGKKADMDMYAEVLGAAAARGLTVKEGVHLYLQFGSQDIRRYAEAKGYLEIFAKAGAELVDPSCGACIKAGPGVSDSPDQVTVSAINRNFPGRSGPGKVYLASPLVVAASAILGYIGSPDELAGLT, encoded by the coding sequence ATGACCGAGCCGACGAGCGACAAGAGCGTGAGGGTCGAAGGACGCGTCCTCTACATCACGGAGGACACCGCGCTCCTCGAGGCGCAGCTCCAGGGGCAAACGCTGTCGTACGATCCGGCCCGTCCGCTCGTCGAGAACATCTCCACCGACGAGCTCACGCCGGGGTGGGTCTGCTACTACTTCGACGAGACCCTCGGGAGGTACTGCCTCGTCGGGCTCCGCGGGGGAAAGGTGACGCGGGACGCCGTGAAGAACGGCGGGTTCTCGGTCATCGTGAGCGGACGCTCCAAGGGCTGCGGCTCGAGCCGCGAGACCGCGCCCTACAGCGAGCTCGTGTGCGGCGTGAAGATCGTGATCGCCCCGACGATCGAGAAGATCTACCGACAAAATGCCCAGAATATCGGGCTTCTCACGAGCACCGATCTTGGCCTCGTCCCCCGCATCGAGCGCGGCGAGGCGATCCCGATGAGCGAGTTCACCCGCGGGCTCGACGCCATCAGCGCGGGCATCGTGGAGCACGGCGGCCTCTTCGCGTACAACCGCGCGCGCCTCGCCGGCGACGTGTCGCCGCCCCCGGTGACGACCGCCCCGCGCCCACTCACATTGTGCGAGAAGATCCTCGCCGCGCACGCCATCCGCGACGCGAAGGCGGGCAGCCTCGGCGTGCCGTCGGTCGCCCCGGGCGACGCGTTCTTCGCGCGGGCCGACGTGCGCTTCAGCCACGAGTACGTCACCCCCATGGCCGAGTCTCTCTTCGTGAGCGAGCTCGGCGCCGACGCCCGCGTGACCGAGCCCGAGAGCGTGTTCGCGTTCCGTGACCACCTCACGTTCCTCGACCTCATCATGCCGAAGGCCCACCGCGAAATGGGCCTGCAGGAGCAGGCCGCGAAGCTCGCCACCGTGCAGGCGTCGTTCACCACGCGGCAGGGCGTTCGGCTCTACGGTGAGGTGCATCGCGACGGCAAGCTCGTTGGCTCCGAGGCCATCTGCCACAACAAGGTGATCGAGGAGCTCGCGCTTCCCGGCCAGCTCGTCATCGGCACCGACTCCCACACGTGCATGGCGGGCGCCCTCGGCTGCTTCGCGTTTGGGGTGGGCTCGACCGACATGGCGAACGCGTGGTTTACGAAGGACGTGCGCGTCACCGTGCCCGAGACCGCGCGATTCGTGCTCCGCGGGACGCTCCGTCCAGGCGTGTGCGCCAAAGACGTGATGCTCCACGTGCTCTCCCAGGAGTTCTTCACGTCGGGCGCGGGCATCGGGAAGGTGCTCGAGTTCACCGGCGACGGGGTCCGCGGGCTCTCGCTCGACGAGCGCGCGACGCTCACCAACATGGCCGTCGAGGCCGGCGGTTTCACGGGGATCATCGAGGCCGACGACGTCGTGGTCGACTACCTCGTGCGTCAGCGCGGCCTCGACGCCGACGACGTGCGCGCGCGCATCGTGCGCGCCGATGCGGGCGCCACGTACCTCGCGACGTTCGAGGTCGATCTCGGCGCCATCGAGCCCATGGTCGCCACACCCGGCGATCCCCGCAACGGCGTGCCCCTCGCCCAGCTCGACGCGCGGCATGGGGGGAAGGTGGCCGTGCAGATCGCCTACGGGGGCTCGTGCACGGGCGGCAAGAAGGCCGACATGGACATGTACGCCGAGGTGCTGGGCGCCGCAGCGGCGCGTGGCCTCACCGTCAAGGAGGGCGTGCACCTGTACCTCCAGTTCGGCTCCCAGGACATTCGCCGCTACGCCGAGGCGAAGGGCTACCTTGAGATCTTCGCCAAGGCCGGCGCCGAGCTCGTGGACCCCTCCTGCGGCGCGTGCATCAAAGCGGGCCCCGGCGTCAGCGACTCGCCGGACCAGGTGACGGTGAGCGCCATCAACCGGAACTTCCCAGGACGCAGCGGTCCGGGCAAGGTGTACCTCGCCAGCCCGCTGGTGGTCGCCGCCAGCGCGATTTTGGGCTACATCGGCTCTCCCGACGAGCTCGCTGGGCTCACCTAG
- a CDS encoding glycosyltransferase family 4 protein, with amino-acid sequence MRVAVVTTSYPAHQGDPSGHFVHAEVCALRDAGHDVEVVTPRAGGAFGWPGVAARLRAFPPRVVELSTFMRHARTVVTRGGFDRVFAHWALPSAWPIASACRAPLEIVSHGADVRLLGSLPRPARAALVTRLAVRAEVWRFVSQSLLDRLAEALPREARGALARVATVAPPTLSLPTLAPEAIAARRAPRGSLYVSVGRLVSKKRVDRVVAHVATRRSAGEDASLVVVGDGPERRRLSRLARELRVPSRFVGMTPHAEALAWIAAADALAFASEEEGLSTVLREAEALGTAVVHV; translated from the coding sequence GTGCGAGTCGCCGTCGTCACCACGAGCTACCCGGCCCACCAGGGCGATCCGAGCGGGCATTTCGTCCACGCAGAGGTCTGCGCGCTCCGGGACGCGGGGCACGACGTGGAGGTGGTGACCCCGCGCGCCGGCGGCGCGTTCGGTTGGCCAGGGGTGGCCGCGCGGCTTCGCGCGTTCCCACCGCGCGTCGTCGAGCTCTCGACGTTCATGCGCCACGCGCGCACGGTGGTGACGCGCGGAGGCTTCGACCGCGTCTTCGCGCATTGGGCGCTGCCGTCCGCGTGGCCCATCGCGAGCGCGTGCCGCGCGCCCCTCGAGATCGTGTCGCACGGGGCCGACGTGCGGCTGCTCGGCTCACTCCCGCGTCCCGCCCGAGCCGCGCTCGTGACCCGCCTCGCGGTGCGTGCGGAGGTGTGGCGCTTCGTCTCGCAGAGCCTCTTGGACAGGCTCGCCGAGGCGCTCCCGCGCGAGGCCCGCGGCGCGCTCGCCCGGGTCGCCACCGTAGCGCCCCCGACGCTCTCGCTACCTACGCTCGCGCCAGAGGCCATCGCCGCGCGGCGCGCGCCGCGGGGCTCGCTCTATGTGAGCGTGGGGCGGCTCGTCTCCAAGAAGCGCGTCGACCGCGTGGTCGCGCACGTGGCGACGCGGCGGTCGGCGGGGGAAGACGCTTCCCTCGTGGTGGTGGGCGACGGTCCGGAGCGGCGCCGGCTCTCGCGGCTCGCGAGGGAGCTGCGCGTTCCATCGCGGTTCGTAGGCATGACGCCCCACGCCGAGGCCCTCGCTTGGATCGCCGCAGCCGACGCGCTCGCCTTCGCCTCCGAGGAGGAGGGCCTGTCCACCGTCCTCCGCGAAGCCGAGGCGCTCGGCACCGCCGTCGTCCACGTCTAG